The sequence below is a genomic window from Armatimonadota bacterium.
ACGATAGCCAAGCGTCGTCTTGAGATCGCGCCTGTCCGGCATCCGATCGTCGTAATCCGACATGTAGAGCGCAAACCCGGTGCCGATCTGCTTCTGGTTGGAGAGGCAGGCCACACGTTTGGCCGCCGCCTTCGCCTGGCTAAAAACCGGAAACAGAATAGCGGCCAGGATCGCAATGATGGCGATCACGACCAGGAGCTCAATCAAGGTAAATGCAATCTTTCGGTTCATTCGAATCAAATGCAAATCGGCAAGCCCGACATTGGTACATTTTAGCAACATGAAATTCGCTTCCGCCGTTCGCTCTGTCACAAATCCTATGGCGACACTCGTTTTGATGCACGGTCTAGGGAGCGACGAGCAGGACATGCGCGGCTTTGCCGACATGCTCGACGGCCGTTTCGACGTTGTCTGCCTGCGGGCGCCTCAACGGTACGGACCTGGCTATGCGTGGTTCGACATTCAGTGGACAGTTCGTGGCATCGAGATCGACCCAGACCAGTATTGGCAGTCCGTCGAGGCGGTAGCCGAGTACCTGAAGGAGCAGAACTTCGAAAGGCTGATCCTCGGCGGATTCAGCCAGGGAGCGATGATGTCCCTCGGCGTTATCACCAAGCACCCCGATCTCGCCAAAGGTGCCGTACTCTTGAGCGGCCGTGGCATAGACGACATTTGCCCAGCCTTTGACGGTCCGGTTTTCCACGCTCACGGCGCGTTCGACGATGTGATTTCCGTCGAATATGCCTACGTCCTGCGCCAAAATCTGAGCCAACTAGGCGACCGATACGAGTTCCACGAGTACGAAATGGGACATTGGATCAACGAAGAAGAGGTCGCCGACCTCAACCGTTGGCTAGCTCGGTTTCTCGAGATCGAATGAAACGGGGTTGAAGTACTCTCGGACTTCCTTCGAGTTCCACTTGATCGCCAGGGGGATACAAAGCGGCGCCAAACAGCATGTTGAAATACCCACGCAGATATTGATGAAAGCCCCCATCCACCACTTATGCGTTCGCTGAGGTTTGAGGATCGCTAAATTCATAGCGAAGAGGACCCAAGAGTAGATTCCGAGGAAGATCAGCGAGCCGCGGAGCATCGAAATTTGGTCCGGTGGTATTTGAGAGAGGTCAACCGTACCTTCGCGAAGGACTAGGACTAAAGTCACTGACATCAGAACCAGTACGCAATACCAAACAAGATTGAGAATGCAGTAGATTCGATAATGCTTGAGGGCTCTTTCGACCACACTCTATTTAAGCAGAAACTAGGAACGATGCTGGTGTTATAATCGTCTTCACTCGTTGGAGTTAGGAAAAGAAATGATTCGAAAGTTCTTACCCGCAATATTGCTCGTCGTTGCGGCAGCCTTTGCGCATGCCGACAAGATTTCTGGATTCGTGAAGGGCGCGCCCTCCGGTCGTACTTTCCAAGTTGGTACCAGCAAAGGTACTTACACGGTTGACGCCAGCAAGGCGAAAGTCACGTTGAAAGGGAAGTTCTTTGCGCTCAGCGGTCTGACCGGTGGTTCGCAGGTCACCGTGGAAGGCACCCTGAAGGGAATGAACATGATGGCCAAGATGGTCAGCATCGGCAACCTTCGTGCTGCAGGCAAGCCGGTCGCCGCCACCATGAAGCCCGCTCCGAAGAAGATGGACTCGAAGCCTTCGAAAACGATGAAGCCAAAGATGGACGATAAGATGTCCAAAACTTCGAAGACGATGAAGCCGAAGACCGACACCAAGACGACCAAGACCACTAAGTCGAAGACGGACACCAAGGCTAAGACCGACTCGAAGACTACCAAGACGGACACCAAGAAGAAGAAGACCGATACTAAGACGAAGACCGGCGGAAATTAATCCCCTCTTCTCTAAGGAGACCTCTCGACTTCGCGGTCGAGGGGTCTTTTTTAGTTTAGGTTCTGGATCGCCTTGACCGGGTCCATCTTCGCCGCACGAGCGGCGGGAAGGATGCCGAAGAACATCCCTGTCAGTAGTCCAGATCCGATCGTCCCTAGCACCGTCAACACCGTCACAATCGGATGAATTGGGCTGAACCGATCCAACAGCCGACAGACCAGAAAACTGAATCCGAGCCCAACCATCACTCCAAAGAGGCTGATGAGGACGCTCTCGGTCATGAAGAGCCGAAAGATTGCGCCACGATTCGCCCCTGTCGCTTTTCGAATCCCTATCTCCGAAGTTCGCTCGCCCACGCTCAACAGCATCACATTCATGATCCCGATGCCGCCGATGAACAGCGAAATGCCGGTAAGGCCCACCAACAGCCATTGCAGGATGTCGGTAAATCGGTAGACCACTTTCAGCAAATCCTTTTGGGTGAGAAGATCGAATTGGTCGTCATCCAGGTTCTTCCGAAGGGTGGCACGCATGGCGTTCAGAACCTTTTCTGGTTCAATACGAGGATCGAGTTGAACCAGTATGCGGTCGGTTTGGCTCGCGGGCTCCGCTTTATGAAGTCCAGCATAGGGAATGTAGATGAGGTTTTGGAAACTGCCGAACGACATCAAGCTGGATTCTTGCGATTGATCGTGGGTGACGCCCACGACCTCGTACTGCTTGCCGTTGATCTTGATCGCCTTGCCCACTGCGTCCTCGGTAGGGAAGAGGCTTTGTTTGGCAAGGGAACCGATGACGCAGACCATCTTATCGTCGTCGACCGGCATCAGCAGGCGGCCCGCCGAGAGGTCGAATTTCTTGATCTGAAACCATTCCGGCGTGGTCGCAACCAGGAAACTCGACGCCAAACGGTCCTTGTAGTTAGCCCCGCCGCCCACAAACGTCCAACACGCAACCTTCTGAACCCCTTCGAGCCCTCGCAGATTCTCCGCGTCGCGTTCCTTCAGGTAGCTCGCGCCGCCCAGATTGATATTGGGAAACCCGCCACTAATCTTGGCCGGGATGACGATGATCGTATTAACGCCGATATCTTCGACTTGGTCGGTGAAGTCTTTCCGAACGCCGATGGCGATGCTGGCCAACAAAACGGTGGCGATCGTCGCGGCCATCACTCCGCTTGAAGTCAGCAGCGCACGTTTCCAATTTTCGCGGATATTGGAAAGTGCCTCGCGTAACTCTTCGACCATCGTCGATTGAATTCTACGGTAATTCGGCCGAGATGTTCTCTTTGCTTGGTCCTAAGCCAGAATCCCAAGGACTTCGTAGACCCATTCTTGGGGCCGATTCGTGTGGTAGCAAATCCAGGCTTCACCGTACGGCATCCAGGTTGCTTCGAACTTTCCTCTTCGCTCGCCCTTCTTCTTAATGTGCCAGTGGATGGATTCGGGGCAGGCCGAGAGAGCATATTCCTCGACCACCTCGCAACCAATCTCCTCAAGAATGACTCGGAGTTCGTCGGGCGTATATTTGAGAAACTGTTGGCGCATGTTTGTTCCTGCCAGGACCAAGGTAGTCCACCGATATAAATCGGTTCGATTCGCTCAGAAATTGACGCCAGATTATCAATTTTGGCTATCAACTGGGGGAATTACGGGGCTAGCGCGGCGGCTTCCTTGCTCTTGATCGGACTCTTACCGTGTTCGATCCAATAATCGAACTCTTCCGGGAATTGTCGGATGAACGCCTTGACCGGCCACGCGGCGGCATCGCCAAGGGCACAGAACGAGCGTCCTTCGATCTGGTTGGCGATATCGACCAACAGCTCTTTGTCTCCTGGTTGACCATTGCCCGCCACAATCCGGTCGAGAATCTGAATCATCCACCGGGTGCCTTCTCGGCAAGGTGTACACTTGCCGCACGATTCGTTAGCATAGAACTGCGCCGTGCGCCAGCAGAGCATCACCATGTCCGTGTGCTCATTGAAGAACATGCAGCCGCCTGAGCCGACCATCGACTTGGCCTCCATCATCTCCTCGTATCCGATGATCGCCGTTTCGATCGCGTCCGGCTTGATGACCGGCATGGACGATCCGCCGGGAATACAGGCCTTGATCTTGCCGCCACGAATTCCACCGGCAAGTTCCAAAAGCTCTCGGAGCGGAGTACCGAATTCGATCTCAAAGTTGCCGGGCTTGTTCACATGGCCGCTAACCGAGAAAATCTTGGTGCCACGGCTATTCTTCGTCCCTGCGCCAAGCGTGGCATACCATTCGCCACCCCGCTTGATGATGTGCGGTGCACAGCAGTACGTTTCGACGTTGTTGATCAGCGTTGGCTTCTCCCAAACGCCGCTTACCGTCGGAAGAGGAGCGTGTGGGAACTTCAGCCGCGGCATCCCACGCTCACCCATCAGCGACGACATCAGGGCGCTCTCTTCGCCACACTCATACGATCCCGCCCCGAGGTGGATGTGCAGATCGAACGAGAAATCTGTGCCAAGAATATTTTTGCCCAGTAGATTGTTGGCGTAAGCCTCATCGATTGCGCGTCGCAGGGCTCGTGCGCCGTCGATGAATTCACCACGAATGTAGACGTAGCCGACGTCGCCCTGAGTGGCGTACCCGGCAATCGTCATGCCCTCGACCAGCAAAAACGGGCAGGTTTCGAGGAGTTGTTTGTCCTTAAACGTCCCCGGCTCGCCTTCATCCGCATTGCACAGAATGTAGTGAGGACTGCGCTTTTCCTTGG
It includes:
- a CDS encoding FtsX-like permease family protein; its protein translation is MVEELREALSNIRENWKRALLTSSGVMAATIATVLLASIAIGVRKDFTDQVEDIGVNTIIVIPAKISGGFPNINLGGASYLKERDAENLRGLEGVQKVACWTFVGGGANYKDRLASSFLVATTPEWFQIKKFDLSAGRLLMPVDDDKMVCVIGSLAKQSLFPTEDAVGKAIKINGKQYEVVGVTHDQSQESSLMSFGSFQNLIYIPYAGLHKAEPASQTDRILVQLDPRIEPEKVLNAMRATLRKNLDDDQFDLLTQKDLLKVVYRFTDILQWLLVGLTGISLFIGGIGIMNVMLLSVGERTSEIGIRKATGANRGAIFRLFMTESVLISLFGVMVGLGFSFLVCRLLDRFSPIHPIVTVLTVLGTIGSGLLTGMFFGILPAARAAKMDPVKAIQNLN
- the nuoF gene encoding NADH-quinone oxidoreductase subunit NuoF; the encoded protein is MAEYKLLFEHTDDPTYKTLKGYKSKGGYEGLVKALKMERQAVIDEVKTSGLRGRGGAGFPSWIKWNGLPKEKRSPHYILCNADEGEPGTFKDKQLLETCPFLLVEGMTIAGYATQGDVGYVYIRGEFIDGARALRRAIDEAYANNLLGKNILGTDFSFDLHIHLGAGSYECGEESALMSSLMGERGMPRLKFPHAPLPTVSGVWEKPTLINNVETYCCAPHIIKRGGEWYATLGAGTKNSRGTKIFSVSGHVNKPGNFEIEFGTPLRELLELAGGIRGGKIKACIPGGSSMPVIKPDAIETAIIGYEEMMEAKSMVGSGGCMFFNEHTDMVMLCWRTAQFYANESCGKCTPCREGTRWMIQILDRIVAGNGQPGDKELLVDIANQIEGRSFCALGDAAAWPVKAFIRQFPEEFDYWIEHGKSPIKSKEAAALAP